A window from Falco naumanni isolate bFalNau1 chromosome 3, bFalNau1.pat, whole genome shotgun sequence encodes these proteins:
- the LOC121085891 gene encoding protein-arginine deiminase type-3-like, whose amino-acid sequence MAQQRRIQLSTQRPTSTVCVLGTELSLDVCGSAPKDAVAFHVQGTPGVKLYVVHETQSIKLPSSVCRWPLAAGAEVLLAMDALSKDVGDEKVRISYFGEAGGVPVGRAMLYLTCVEVSLDADTNRSGTVSRTLLDKATWTWGPDGHGAILLVNCDRDDPKAEMPDNRDTAIRSYADLKDMSQMVLRTRGPRTIFAGHHLLLHVDFGDADKVGVFYGGNSVALEDYKHVLGGSKLAYTVKHSRHQEESIFYVEGLAFPDVGFSGLVAFHVTLLESPEKGLLETPIFTDTVVFRVAPWIMTPNTAAPLEVFVCSVDDNEDFVAAVGAMAEKAKCPLTVCPLPKNRHDRWIQDEVEFGYVQAPHKTFPVVFDSPRDRGLKDFPVKSILGPDFGYVARQAPEGASSLDSFGNLEVSPPVKVQGKEYPLGRILIGSSFPRFGGRRMAKAVKDFLVAQKVQAPVELFSDWLFVGHVDEFLSFVPAPDRKGFRLLLASPSACYQLLKEKQEEGFGEAVMFEGLEDVPKRTINEILANEGLRKFNNYVQSCINWNRDILKRALGLTEPDILDIPQLFQGDAATGASAYFPDMVNMLVLGRHLGIPKPFGPLVGGQCCLEQRVRALLEPLGLTCTFIDDYYSYHVLSGEVHCGTNVCRKPLAFKWWHMVP is encoded by the exons ATGGCCCAGCAGCGCCGCATCCAGCTCTCCACCCAGCGTCCCACCAGCACTGTCTGCGTGCTGGGCACCGAGCTTTCCCTGGATGTCTGTGG ATCTGCACCCAAAGACGCGGTTGCCTTCCACGTGCAGGGGACGCCGGGCGTGAAGCTCTACGTGGTGCATGAGACACAGAGCATCAAGTTGCCCTCCAGCGTGTGCCGCTGGCCCCTGGCCGCCGGCGCCGAGGTGCTGCTGGCCATGGATGCTCTCAGCAAGGATGTGGGCGACGAAAAG GTCAGGATTTCTTATTTCGGGGAGGCTGGCGGGGTGCCCGTGGGCAGAGCCATGCTGTACCTCACCTGCGTGG aggTCTCGCTGGATGCCGACACCAACCGCAGCGGGACGGTGAGCAGGACACTGCTGGATAAG GCAACGTGGACGTGGGGTCCCGACGGACATGGGGCCATCCTGCTAGTGAACTGTGACCGCGACGATCCCAAAGCCGAGATGCCGGATAACCGCGACACCGCCATCCGCTCCTATGCCG ACCTGAAGGACATGTCACAGATGGTGCTGCGGACTCGAGGTCCCCGCACGATCTTTGCCGGccatcacctcctcctccacGTAGACTTCGGCGACGCTGATAAAGTTGGCGTTTTCTATGGCGGCA ACAGCGTGGCACTGGAGGATTACAAGCACGTGCTGGGGGGCTCGAAGCTCGCCTACACCGTCAAACACAGCCGGCATCAGGAGGAGAGCATCTTCTACGTGGAGGGGCTTGCCTTCCCCGACGTCGGATTTTCAGGGCTCGTGGCTTTCCACGTCACGCTGCTGGAGAGCCCTGAGAAG GGTTTGCTGGAGACTCCGATTTTCACTGACACGGTGGTTTTCCGCGTAGCTCCGTGGATCATGACTCCCAACACAGCAGCACCGCTGGAGGTCTTTGtctgcag tgtgGATGACAACGAGGATTTTGTGGCGGCCGTGGGTGCCATGGCCGAGAAAGCCAAGTGCCCTCTCACTGTCTGTCCGCTGCCAAAGAACCGCCATGACCGCTGGATCCAG GATGAGGTCGAATTTGGCTACGTGCAAGCCCCCCACAAGACCTTCCCTGTTGTCTTTGACTCACCCCGTGACCGGGGACTGAAGGATTTCCCTGTCAAGAGCATCCTG GGCCCTGATTTTGGTTATGTGGCCCGGCAAGCACCGGAGGGTGCTTCCAGCCTTGATTCTTTTGGTAATTTGGAGGTGAGCCCCCCCGTGAAGGTTCAGGGCAAGGAGTATCCCTTGGGCCGCATCCTGATTGGCAGCAGCTTCCCCCG GTTCGGTGGCCGGCGGATGGCAAAAGCCGTCAAGGATTTCCTCGTTGCCCAAAAAGTGCAGGCGCCGGTGGAGCTGTTTTCGGACTGGCTCTTCGTTGGCCACGTAGATGAGTTTCTCAGCTTTGTCCCTGCACCTGATCGGAAG ggTTTTCGGCTGCTCCTGGCCAGCCCCAGTGCCTGCTACCAGCTCCTCAAGGAGAAGCAAGAGGAGGGGTTTGGCGAGGCGGTGATGTTCGAGG GACTGGAGGACGTGCCCAAGCGGACGATAAACGAGATTCTGGCTAATGAAGGCCTCCGGAAATTCAATAATTATGTCCAG AGCTGTATCAACTGGAACCGGGACATCCTGAAGCGGGCGCTCGGGCTGACAGAGCCGGACATCCTCGACATCCCCCAGCTCTTCCAAGGCGACGCAGCCACTGGTGCCTCAGCCTACTTCCCCGACATG GTGAAcatgctggtgctgggcaggcacCTGGGCATCCCCAAGCCCTTTGGACCGCTGGTGGGTGGGCAATGCTGCCTGGAGCAGCGGGTGCGGGCGCTGCTGGAGCCCCTGGGCCTCACCTGCACCTTCATTGACGACTACTACTCCTACCACGTCCTCTCTGGGGAGGTCCACTGCGGCACCAACGTCTGCCGTAAGCCCCTCGCCTTCAAATGGTGGCACATGGTGCCCTGA